From Erigeron canadensis isolate Cc75 chromosome 5, C_canadensis_v1, whole genome shotgun sequence:
CATTGTCAAGCTTTTGGCAAAAAATAAAGGTTTTGCACCCAATGGTGTCAAGCTTTTAAAAGACTTTTTCATCTAAAAAACTTTTTCATCAAGCTCCATTgaaaatgctcttacaaaggaAAAAACAGTCTTAGGGGTCTTCAAAACAGAGTGAGAACTTGCCCTTTGAGGGCTCTCTTTATAATTTGATCACGAGATCATCTCATCGACTTGATGCAAAGAAACTTGAGATGGGATGTCAAATCCAGTGGCAGAGCCAGGTAGAAGCCAAGGTTGGCCATGACCCACCCACATCTATAATACACTATAGTACTTGGGTCACGGTCGTCTGAATCATTCATAGTAGTTCACTACAGAATTTTGTTTACATCTATAATACACTATAGTATCGGACCTTTGTAATGTGATTTCTTGATTTGTAGAGTTGGAAAGTGAACACCTTTTACTATGGAGAAGGATCGGATACCACAGGAGTTCCGACTAAGTTCTTGACAGTAAATTGTACGGTGAAGATGAATATAGAGAACCCTGCTACGTTTTTTGGCATACATGTCTCCTCGAGTGCACTAAATCTCTTCTATTCACAAGTCATCGTTGGGCGTGGCCAGGTTAGCTTCTCATACCCAAGATTTTTCTTTGCGGGATTTAAACCTTTAGGCCTATCCGTTGATAATTATgtattgtatttgttttgttttcatcaGTTTGTGAGCTATTACCAGCCGAAGAAGAGCCAAAGAATGATTTTAGTGAATGTGGAAGGTCAGAAGATTCCTCTATATGGAGCAGGGATGAGTTTGATTATGTCAGACAACAATCGTGGTGTTCCATTGAAGTTAGAGTTTGAGATCCGCTCAAAAGCCAACTTGATGGGACAACTAGTGAAGACAAAGCATCGTAGTCGAGTCTTGTGCACAATGGAAATCGACTCTGATAACAACAAAGTTATTGAGTTTAAGAAAAATTCATGTTCATATAGCTGAAACATATTGATGTGATTTAGTTTCCGCTTCTATTTTTTGCTTAGTTTATGAACATCGTTAGCAAAGTAGCAACTACATCTTTCTGGCACAatcattcaaaattttgtaaattttatatGCCTTTtcaattacaatttacaactaTTCATATGGCTTGAAAGAAACTTATCGTTTAGTAAAACCTCGCTATATGTCAACTTGATATGGAGAAAGCCACGGGCTTGACATATACCGAGGTTTTACATTCATCTTTGTAGACTTGGTTTGAGCATTGGTGTACCTTAAATATATTCAAATGCATATAATCTAGTGGAAAAATGAGAAACATGTTTGAAGATATTGAAGTTGACTAAAGGAATTAATTTCGATGCGTCTAGGCTAAGCTCAAGTAACTATTGAACCCAGATATACCAATCTTGCGTTTTACTTGATTCTGCAAACAAGTTAAGAGATTTTATTGAGCAACTCCCAGAAACTTGTTTGTGTTTCAAAAAGTACAACTAACTATCTGATTCTGGTTACGTAGTCATAACGCACAATGAAAACCCTGTCGtatatgatgaagatgaaaatgatATACACAAATGGTACATAATTGCTGTGTAAAGATGAACAAATAAGAACTTAAGAATGATCTAAGAACCTGttgataatcaaaatgatttaaGCCCTTAAATGCCTATTGAGATGCTAAAGTACTCGAATCTGGTTGAGATTTTAAACTACTGCTGACGTTTTCTGACTTGTCCACAGCACAGCCACCAGGCAGAATTGTGCCACCGATCCTTGCTGGTGGCCAATATCGAAATACTGATCTCCCAATAATGTTTTTCAAAGGCAAGGGTCCCCTAATATGGTTAAAAGCACAATATACAGTACACTTCAGTTATCGAGGATCAATACAAGAAGATAGATAAACTGGAATGAAAACAACTGTAGGGTTTAAAGACCAAGGGATGACTTTTTGAATTATGGTATTCATACAATTTTCCAAACTAACCATTTCTAAATATCACAGGGGAAAGAATAAATTTTGCAACAACCAAGT
This genomic window contains:
- the LOC122599467 gene encoding uncharacterized protein LOC122599467, which codes for MMHEKSEIDSNSVGGCTSTSSASPKCNYIVQSPSRDSHDDKSSTNSTRTTPTESPSQYSSQSRMSSESRVSGPYRFSVIGKHSHQLFRKKYKWPLFSVIDEGNEDYEDGGYLDYYNEKRFMRQLRILLFLMGFVMVFTAICFITWGASRPYKFHIQMKGSSKQSENLPFEGSLYNLITRSSHRLDAKKLEMGCQIQWQSQVEAKSWKVNTFYYGEGSDTTGVPTKFLTVNCTVKMNIENPATFFGIHVSSSALNLFYSQVIVGRGQFVSYYQPKKSQRMILVNVEGQKIPLYGAGMSLIMSDNNRGVPLKLEFEIRSKANLMGQLVKTKHRSRVLCTMEIDSDNNKVIEFKKNSCSYS